The genomic interval GTCTACATTGTGTAGGTTCCCAAATGGTATTACGCTTAAACGTATAAGAGGATTATTGAGAGTGAATTGTTGTAAACTCAGGGTCGAGAagttatgaatttatttatcATGTGTCACTGTACCTTCTTGAAAAACTTaccattttgtttttgtttcaaaTGATGAAGATGTGTAAAACATGATTTGGTGGCATTCCCAATTTCTTAGATCAAATACTATGTCACTTTTTGTGAATATAATGATGACAAAACAAGTAAATGTGGATTATGGAACATGGTGCAATAGTAGTGGAAAGTAATTTATGGGTGATCAATTATAATTGTTGTTGTAGTTGCTATGTTTGTAGCATGTTTGTTGTTATTTTAAGCTTTGTTATTAAAGGtgtttatttaaatgttatttgGAAATGATTTTTCTTTTGCCTTTCAGAAAGGATATTTCGAAATGGTTTTTTTGCCTTTCAGATTTCTTATTTggcaattacttcctgcacccgaTCAATTGTGATTGGCACCCGACGAACTTTTTAAAATCCCATCATGCCCTTGTCTTCTTCACTTTGAAAATTATTGTATAGTGAGGTAGAGGAAGTTCATTGTTATGTGAAACTTTGCTTTGAGGTGCAAAAGAGGAGGTTACATTCATTGTGCACACACATTCAGTGTAAGCTTCGTTTGCCAAGTTAATGAAGTAAGTAATCAATTTTCAATCGTTTCTAGTTTTTGTTCGAGCTCAGCTGGTCCCGGATATCAGAATCCGGAAGTCTGTTTTTTTCACTATGGATATTAATATCCAGAAGTCAAAATTTTCAATACGGATATTAATATCTGGAAGTCAAAAGTCCAAAGTGTATTACAGATAAAAATATCCGCAAGTCAAAAGTCcattacggataaaaatattcGGAAGCCACTAATcacttacggataaaaatatccagaaTGCAATAATGAATTATAGAAAAATTTATGCGGAACGCAATAGTGaattacggataaaaatatccggtaGGCATGACGTACCTTGATGGTTCCTTCGATGATGTTTCCTTCTCCGACTTCAGAAGCTCTCCGTCGCGGCTACTGCTGTGCCTGCGATAATGAAGGTCACGGTGGCTGCAAACGAATGGAGAAGAAGGTGGCTCACGGTGGCTGCAAACGAATGGAGAAGAAGATGGCTCACGGTGGCTGCGATAGCTGCTTCACgcacaaaggaagaagaagaagaatagggTTGGGTGGTATTCTGAAATTCATTAaggttaattttgtttttttcttatatgtGATTGGGTGCGAGTTAAaatgtgttgggtgcagggagaatcagCCTTCTTATTTTGGAAACATCTTTTACTTACAAAACACCCCTTATTCAAGAATTATCCAAAACTGTCAAagataatttgataatttttttaaaaaaatgtaaggCTGCAGAAAGAAACACCCTATGCAATAACAACCCCATTATTTTAATtgacatttttaatatatagaaAAGTATTTGTGAATGCTTATTATGTTGTTCAAATTCATTGTCCTGGGTCACAAAGTTAGTGACATGATGAACTTTTGGCGTTGTTGGTAATGATATAATGTGTTTTTCACCTATTATTTCAATGTCTTAATTAAACCCAATTTTTTCTTAACTTCTTTCTTCACTATTTTACATTCCCACATTTGCGTGTCAAAAACACTATTACACAATGCATAAAATATTCACCTTattcatttaataaaaattaatccaTTCATTTATCAAGTCCAAAATTTAACCAattatttttactaattttaaCATTTCCCAAATAAGATTTTGTATTTATACACAAGCACCTActcatattataattttaaattgaaaataaaccTACATAATTACTTGTAAATATAttgaattttcttaaaaaaaaatcttcaacctttttccttcaaattaattacttcttaacttaattatttttcaaaaatattattttacctTATTTCTAAATAAATTGTACTTAATTACTTTTACAAATTTCTATTACCGACATATTACTATATTAAATTAACTTtctcaatttcattttttttttatatttatacactttaaaaaaaaaatcctcaaattaattaatttgaaaccattaatattttatttgtttattttccaCAATTTTTCCTCCCCcgatattttaaaagtaaaaaaaaaaaataaaaaaaaatagaaaacccAGCTCTGAATTCGGTTTTTCTGGGAACCGATTCCGACTCGTATTCCGGCGATATTGCAACCAATCACAGGTCAGAATTCGGACAGAAACCGTGCTATCTGTGTAAATATTTTGCACactagaaagaaaaaaaccCTGCTATTTCAGTGAAAAATTCTTCTTGTGTGAGGATAATGCTTTATCACTAAAGACTTCTGACTCAGGTCAATAGCAGACCCTGGTCTTATAAAAGTACAAAATGGTACCTTGGTTAGATTTTGTTGCCATAAATGAGAATGTCCGACAGCTTTTGCTTTTAAAACCCAAACGTGAACATGAGCTGCATGAATTTTTTCTCCTAAGAATTTGGTGAAAACAAAGAAATTTTCAAATCCAGTTTAGAGTAGAATCAATCCAGATTAAGCTATATTCAGATACTTCAACAAATCACGTGGAGCAACTAATTCTAAGTTTTCTTTCTGAAGATGGTATACAAAAAGATGTACACAGGACATGGATTCCCTACAAAAACACAAGGTTCCTTCTTTACACCTTACCCCTGGGGCCGAGAAAGCATGAATACAGGAGATAGggaaaagagaataaaaaataataaatcaacAACTCTGTTCCGCACGGGGGGAAGAATTCCTTACACAGGATCACACTGCCAATGAGATTTGGTTAAAAGTTACGTGCACTCCTGAAAATCCAATGAGAAGTGCTGTGAATGTCCATAAAAATTAACCATCAACACCGCAACATACTAGGTTATCCCTTGATGAGAGGCTTACAGTAAAACTACGTTTTTAAGATACCAGCCTTTGTTTTATACCAGGATAAAACTGTATCAGTTATCTTAATGTGTAACTGGAACCAGATTAGGCAGGGTGGTTATTCAAGTACGTGAAGAATTGCAAAATAGGTATCAGTTCCAATGCAATTAGAAAAGGTAATGGGCACCAGCTTAAGTTCAGTTATGATAAACAGCAGGATTtcctttttaaaaattcatattggCTTCATACATTTTGATATCAATATCCTTAGAAGTGCAGGGTCGGTGTACCTAAATTTGGCTCTATAGACACCAATCCAGAAGACCCAAATCCTAGATTTTGAAAGGGATAACCATGTTCAagtaataattttctttttatactaAACAATGAAGAATAAAAGAAACAGTATCacaataaagaagaaaatatatagaaatttGACCTGGTAGAAATTGTCTGGGAATTTACAGCCGCTCTAGGAGCACTTGATCGTGCCCTATGATTATGTTCCTTGCTTATCCGCATTGCGGCAACCTCCTTCTCCATAGAAGCAACTTCCCTACGCATTTTTCTGGCCTCAACTTCCATAGCTTTGTTCAATGTATCAACCTTTTTTGCCAACATCTtccaacattaaaaaaaaaaattgaattagacAAGGGAAAAAATGGAATCGGTAATCTTATTTATGAATTGAGAGGATACCTCTATGGCATCATCCTTATCTTTAAGAGTCTGGTCCTTTTCATGACAAGCTTTCCTAAGAGATATAACCTCTTTTTGCAACATGTCATACAGCATTCCTGAAACACAGTCTTCATTTTCTGCTTTAGATTTTTTTACCGGAATGCCATTTGCGCTCTCCTTATGTGTAGTAATAGTCTCACTGGTGATGGTCTGATTATTGGTGTTTGTTGGCATGTTATCTACCCGATTTGCATCAGAGGTTGGCCTCTCTCTCTCCAGGTTTCTACTACCACCATCATACGATCTAGATGAAAGTTTGGCATTTTTTAGTAACACATTAGCACTATTTGATCTTAGAGACCCTGATCTTGAAATTGAGGTTTTCCTCGATAGATATCCattggaagaagatgaagagataCTCTCAGCTCCACCAAAAGATTGTCTCCGTGAAGGCCCAGTGGCAATGTTTCTTCCATCTGATACAGTGAATTTGGAATTACCATTAGATGTCTTAACCCTTTCTTCCAAAACTTTGAAGCGCAATTGATATTTTTCCTgtgaaatcaattaaatattttagaataagCTTTTCAATAAGAATCAAGTGTTTGGAGTCAGATAAAACATTATGCACCTTCATTTGTGCCTCTGCTTTTGCAGTACGCTCAGCTATAGCCAATTTATCACGTAATTGTTGCATTTCACCCTACAAAATGATGTAATTGTTCATGTTTTCAATAAAGCCTAAACAACTTCATCTAATTTATGGGCCACCAAATAACTTCCTTCTAGCATTTATGTTATGGctgaaaataaattacataactTCACAAATATCTCTCAGCCTCTCTTACAGTTTTTCCACTTATGACTGACTACCCTCTTTACTAGTCAGTGGTCCTCTAACCTTGGCATGAGAAATATAAACATCTAACCACAGTGTAACCAAGAAGACTAGTGTCAAAGATTAGAACAGGAAAAATGAAATATCTTGTACATGACACTCTGAAAACATCAATCAACAGGAGTATTTAGTGAACATCTGCTACCAGAAATATTCAAATAACTTTCAAAAGACAAAGCAAAAGCAATTTCAGAGCAGTTTACATGCCTGGAaaaattttctttcttctaGCCACTGCTTCACAGGCATCACTTTATCATTAGCATCTTTCCACTCATTTGCAACTACAGTCGCAACCCTGTTTGCAGTAACTTTGGCACGAGCTACTTCCCGCTCTAAAATTTTCCTTTCCCCCTATGTCAACTTTGAAGGTTAGAACTTATAAGCAGCTAAGAGCATCTGCAACAgactcaaaacaagaaacagtATATATGATGATTACAATCTAAAGAACGGTAATAATTACATTCATCTCTTGCACTCTACGCCGGTAATCACGGACAGCATTAGCAGCAGCCCCACCAGCCAAGACTGCCTCTTCAAGCTCCCGAACAGTTTGGGTTAGCTTTTCAACTTCAGCAACCTTTTGCCTAAGCATTTTGTCCAAGATTTTGCCCTCCTCCTAACGTAAGAGTGTAAAATACTTCACTAAATTTTGTATTCCAATCGTTAAGTATGAAAAATATACGTACCTTACTAGCAAGTATAAGCACAAgtaaattaaaagaaatcagAAACCTGGCATATTTCAATCTGTTTCATTAGCTCttgatttttgttttgcagATCATCAACCAAGGATGCTTTTGCCAAAGCAATCTGAACCGTTCTCTCAGCCTCAAGAAGTGCAGCCTCCTTTGATTTGGTTAGCCGATCAAGTGCTCTGTTGTCATCCTGCAGCTTTGCCACCTAAAAAATATAGCAGCAAGGATAAACAATATATACCCCTTTACACTTGATTCTGATCATTAAATGAGACATCCATGGGACATCAAATAACTGAATTAACTACCATCCAATCCCAGCTAAAAATCAATTCAATGCATAACATAGTAATCAAAATGTACCTCCATCCTAGCAAGCTTCAACTCTGCCTCCAGGGGCGCAATAATAGCTTCAATAGGAGGCATTTCATCATCTTTCTGTGCAGCAT from Phaseolus vulgaris cultivar G19833 chromosome 1, P. vulgaris v2.0, whole genome shotgun sequence carries:
- the LOC137813966 gene encoding microtubule-associated protein 70-1-like isoform X1, translating into MPENPTLSPSSLAPRNPPTTSSRSFTAPIRFALSSRASRMNSEASAISSTSISLTNFFSTKNKTSWFAEKDRELGDALAEIKSLRNSERLKEKGVEELTDELNKVDEKLKAAEVLLESKNLETKKINEEKRAALAAQFAAEATLRRVHAAQKDDEMPPIEAIIAPLEAELKLARMEVAKLQDDNRALDRLTKSKEAALLEAERTVQIALAKASLVDDLQNKNQELMKQIEICQEEGKILDKMLRQKVAEVEKLTQTVRELEEAVLAGGAAANAVRDYRRRVQEMNGERKILEREVARAKVTANRVATVVANEWKDANDKVMPVKQWLEERKFFQGEMQQLRDKLAIAERTAKAEAQMKEKYQLRFKVLEERVKTSNGNSKFTVSDGRNIATGPSRRQSFGGAESISSSSSNGYLSRKTSISRSGSLRSNSANVLLKNAKLSSRSYDGGSRNLERERPTSDANRVDNMPTNTNNQTITSETITTHKESANGIPVKKSKAENEDCVSGMLYDMLQKEVISLRKACHEKDQTLKDKDDAIEMLAKKVDTLNKAMEVEARKMRREVASMEKEVAAMRISKEHNHRARSSAPRAAVNSQTISTRSARNF
- the LOC137813966 gene encoding microtubule-associated protein 70-2-like isoform X2, with protein sequence MASTHIGNAGEPDAKSFKPRPKKPSDDFITLFHGSDPVRVELTRLQNELREKDRELGDALAEIKSLRNSERLKEKGVEELTDELNKVDEKLKAAEVLLESKNLETKKINEEKRAALAAQFAAEATLRRVHAAQKDDEMPPIEAIIAPLEAELKLARMEVAKLQDDNRALDRLTKSKEAALLEAERTVQIALAKASLVDDLQNKNQELMKQIEICQEEGKILDKMLRQKVAEVEKLTQTVRELEEAVLAGGAAANAVRDYRRRVQEMNGERKILEREVARAKVTANRVATVVANEWKDANDKVMPVKQWLEERKFFQGEMQQLRDKLAIAERTAKAEAQMKEKYQLRFKVLEERVKTSNGNSKFTVSDGRNIATGPSRRQSFGGAESISSSSSNGYLSRKTSISRSGSLRSNSANVLLKNAKLSSRSYDGGSRNLERERPTSDANRVDNMPTNTNNQTITSETITTHKESANGIPVKKSKAENEDCVSGMLYDMLQKEVISLRKACHEKDQTLKDKDDAIEMLAKKVDTLNKAMEVEARKMRREVASMEKEVAAMRISKEHNHRARSSAPRAAVNSQTISTRSARNF